Proteins from one Petrotoga sp. 9PW.55.5.1 genomic window:
- a CDS encoding adenylosuccinate synthase — translation MNKMSIVGAQWGDEGKGKVVNYFSEKFEWIVRFSGGANAGHTIYYKGRKYVNHMLPSITPRSDSKGFLGAGMVLDLEKLVDELNVLENDFPGISSRFYIDLETFLVLPWHKEEDEIIENMRKKPIGTTRRGIGPAYTDKVSREGIKLYYLFDERLLEERLDNIYYLKKSQYGEKLKSNKDDVIEYLLNARNNLEKLKVNYASAVEMGKVFRSTSVLFEGAQGVLLDLDFGTYPFVTSSSCMAHGVSSVGFSTFELDEVYGVLKAYTTRVGEGPFPTEIFGDEASKIRKLGNEFGATTGRPRRIGWLDLPALRYAKIRSGLTGLVITKADVLNGIDKIKICTHYEVNGKLKDTPSSSYDFFVAKPIYIELDGWTDTNEINFLKYLSFIQEEVGVDIDYISYGPKTEEMCSKNHLVLNIHRK, via the coding sequence ATGAATAAAATGTCTATAGTAGGTGCTCAATGGGGAGATGAAGGTAAAGGAAAAGTTGTTAACTATTTTTCAGAAAAATTTGAATGGATCGTGAGATTTTCTGGCGGAGCAAACGCTGGGCATACAATATATTATAAAGGCAGAAAATATGTAAATCATATGTTGCCTTCTATAACTCCTCGATCTGATTCAAAAGGTTTTTTAGGAGCGGGAATGGTATTAGATTTAGAAAAATTAGTTGATGAACTTAATGTTTTAGAAAATGATTTTCCTGGAATATCTTCTAGGTTTTATATAGATTTAGAAACATTTTTAGTTTTACCTTGGCACAAAGAAGAGGATGAAATCATCGAAAATATGAGAAAAAAACCAATTGGAACAACAAGAAGGGGAATTGGGCCTGCTTATACTGATAAAGTCTCTCGTGAGGGAATAAAACTTTACTATTTATTTGATGAAAGATTGCTTGAAGAACGTTTGGATAATATCTATTACCTAAAAAAGAGCCAATATGGGGAAAAGTTAAAATCAAATAAAGACGACGTTATTGAATATTTATTAAATGCTAGAAACAATTTGGAAAAGTTGAAGGTTAACTATGCAAGTGCAGTTGAAATGGGGAAAGTTTTCCGTAGCACATCCGTACTTTTTGAAGGAGCACAAGGGGTTTTATTAGACTTAGATTTTGGTACATATCCTTTTGTAACTTCATCTTCTTGTATGGCTCATGGGGTTTCTTCAGTAGGTTTCTCAACATTTGAATTAGACGAAGTCTACGGTGTACTTAAGGCATATACAACACGTGTAGGGGAAGGTCCTTTCCCAACTGAGATATTTGGAGATGAAGCCAGTAAGATAAGAAAATTAGGAAATGAATTTGGAGCAACTACAGGAAGGCCTCGCAGAATTGGTTGGCTAGATTTACCTGCTTTAAGATACGCCAAGATACGTTCAGGACTAACCGGACTTGTAATTACAAAAGCTGATGTATTAAATGGAATAGATAAAATAAAAATATGTACTCATTACGAAGTGAACGGAAAATTAAAAGACACCCCCTCCTCTTCTTATGATTTCTTTGTTGCTAAACCGATATATATTGAATTAGATGGTTGGACAGATACAAACGAAATTAACTTTTTAAAATACCTTTCTTTTATTCAAGAGGAAGTAGGTGTAGATATAGATTACATTTCGTATGGTCCAAAGACAGAAGAAATGTGTTCTAAAAATCATCTTGTGTTAAATATTCACCGTAAATGA
- a CDS encoding metallophosphoesterase, whose amino-acid sequence MWLVLTDSHDNMDLIKKVPKLVKEYNINTIFHCGDFVSPFTLPYIIQDEIDFYGVFGNNDGEKLLLYEKSKKKIKNGPITIEKENKKIFLMHEPYSLMAAENSGIYDYIFFGHTHEIVQRKTGNTVILNPGEFSGWLTGKSTYGIIELKTGTVQIKDV is encoded by the coding sequence GTGTGGTTAGTTTTGACTGATTCACATGATAATATGGATCTTATAAAAAAAGTTCCGAAGTTAGTAAAGGAATATAATATTAATACAATCTTTCATTGTGGAGATTTTGTTTCTCCATTTACTTTGCCGTATATTATTCAGGATGAAATAGATTTTTATGGGGTATTTGGTAACAATGACGGAGAAAAACTATTGTTATATGAAAAATCCAAAAAGAAAATAAAAAATGGTCCCATTACGATTGAAAAAGAAAACAAAAAAATCTTTTTGATGCATGAGCCTTATTCTTTAATGGCCGCTGAAAATTCAGGGATTTATGATTATATATTTTTTGGACATACCCATGAAATAGTACAACGAAAAACTGGCAATACGGTGATCTTAAATCCAGGAGAATTTTCAGGATGGCTAACAGGTAAATCAACTTATGGTATAATAGAGCTTAAGACAGGAACAGTTCAGATTAAGGATGTGTGA
- a CDS encoding thiamine diphosphokinase — MKKIIYIISGAGQRSSLNFYKQMTNKASLTIACDSGIEIFKKINFPPNYLMGDFDSAKTEDILWAKENGTIILDFPKEKDEIDTELALIFLRKEKKKDVILSGVLGNRIDQELANIFLLAEYIDLNPIIFEEDIKIGVVNKKVTEEAIPEESWSILRIGEPVYGLTLKGFKYSLYKKNLDNFKSLGISNYAAENQVEISVDNGIVIYIRWINKRH; from the coding sequence ATGAAGAAAATTATATACATAATATCAGGAGCTGGCCAAAGAAGCTCATTAAATTTTTATAAGCAAATGACAAATAAGGCCTCTTTAACGATAGCATGTGATTCCGGAATAGAAATATTCAAAAAAATTAACTTTCCACCCAACTATCTCATGGGAGATTTTGACTCAGCAAAAACTGAGGATATTTTATGGGCAAAAGAAAACGGTACTATTATATTAGATTTTCCTAAGGAAAAAGATGAGATCGATACAGAATTAGCACTTATTTTTTTAAGAAAAGAAAAGAAAAAGGACGTAATTTTGTCGGGGGTTTTAGGAAACCGAATAGATCAGGAATTGGCAAATATTTTTTTATTGGCTGAATACATAGACTTAAACCCTATCATATTTGAAGAAGATATCAAAATTGGGGTAGTAAATAAAAAAGTAACAGAAGAAGCAATCCCCGAAGAGAGTTGGTCGATACTAAGAATAGGTGAACCCGTCTATGGTTTAACTTTAAAAGGGTTTAAATACTCTTTATATAAAAAAAACCTTGATAATTTTAAATCGTTAGGAATAAGCAATTACGCCGCTGAAAATCAAGTTGAAATATCAGTTGATAATGGAATTGTAATTTATATCAGATGGATAAATAAAAGGCATTAA
- the yihA gene encoding ribosome biogenesis GTP-binding protein YihA/YsxC: MKINKVELIKTAYDIRSLPSADRKEIAFAGRSNVGKSSFLNALLGIKIAKVSSNPGKTRSINYYLVNNEYYFVDLPGYGFANVSKTEKERWNILMNKYFENRANLTTVFLLIDHRHLPQKLDFTMVEWLKNLNIPFIFLLTKADKLKKKEKVQMYNNIKKSLSIYGEYLYIPISSKTKEGLKDALKTISVVLGENG, encoded by the coding sequence TTGAAAATAAATAAGGTTGAATTAATTAAAACGGCATATGATATTCGGAGTCTTCCTTCCGCTGATAGAAAAGAAATAGCCTTTGCGGGAAGATCAAATGTTGGAAAATCAAGTTTTTTGAACGCACTTTTAGGAATTAAAATCGCTAAAGTAAGTTCTAATCCTGGTAAAACAAGATCCATAAATTATTATTTGGTTAATAATGAATATTACTTTGTAGATCTACCAGGTTATGGATTTGCAAATGTTTCAAAAACAGAAAAAGAAAGATGGAATATATTAATGAACAAATACTTTGAAAACAGGGCAAATTTAACCACTGTTTTTTTGCTAATCGATCATAGACATTTACCGCAAAAACTTGATTTTACAATGGTTGAATGGCTCAAGAATTTAAACATACCTTTTATATTTCTTCTAACAAAAGCTGATAAATTAAAGAAAAAAGAAAAAGTGCAAATGTATAACAATATTAAAAAAAGTCTTTCCATCTATGGTGAATATTTATATATACCAATTTCTTCCAAAACAAAAGAAGGTTTAAAAGATGCTTTAAAAACAATAAGCGTAGTACTTGGAGAAAATGGTTAA
- a CDS encoding NAD(P)H-hydrate dehydratase yields MKILTSQEAKNIDKITIEKGISSEILMEQAAFAVADIVENYNPTLILSVVSKGNNGGDGVATARILKNRGYDVEILIVGDPEQGSKDFKKQLEIAREYQIDIFNYKDISVDMKKYDLIIDGLIGIGLKGEVQGEISEVIKEINNAGARVISIDIPSGISTDTGEILGQAVVADETVTFGFLKIGHLLYPARDYCGEIKIAPLSFDNSLLSSINRELIRDELAKSLLPYRPNDSYKYRFGSILILAGSKKYPGAPIITAIGAQRTGAGLVKLITPQDSSDILGLEPSVIYNSLNKEYFEEDDVLYLKEDIERSNVIIIGPGITEKAIRFVDKIVNQYKDKKKFLLDADALALLKDENTQLGENFVITPHVGELAKVFKNVKNDVFTLEDYAKKIDCTVVYKSSTTIITNGEETYFNIFGNSSLAKGGSGDLLSGVIGSFMAQGLPLMQASVLGSYLVYKTARDLSEEYTSYYVTPRLIADNIYKTIIKLEK; encoded by the coding sequence ATGAAAATATTAACTTCTCAAGAAGCAAAAAATATTGATAAGATAACTATTGAAAAAGGTATATCATCTGAAATTCTTATGGAACAAGCTGCTTTTGCAGTAGCTGACATAGTTGAAAATTATAACCCTACATTAATTTTATCAGTTGTATCCAAAGGTAACAACGGTGGTGATGGGGTAGCAACTGCAAGAATTTTAAAAAATCGTGGTTATGATGTAGAAATACTAATAGTTGGAGACCCCGAACAAGGAAGTAAAGATTTTAAAAAACAGCTTGAAATAGCGAGAGAGTATCAGATTGATATTTTTAATTACAAAGACATATCTGTAGATATGAAAAAGTATGATTTAATAATTGATGGGTTAATTGGAATTGGTTTAAAAGGTGAAGTTCAAGGAGAAATTTCCGAAGTAATAAAAGAAATAAATAACGCGGGAGCACGTGTCATTTCTATCGACATACCTTCTGGTATATCAACTGATACTGGAGAAATTCTAGGCCAAGCGGTAGTAGCAGACGAAACCGTAACCTTTGGATTTTTAAAGATAGGTCATCTATTATATCCCGCTAGAGACTATTGTGGAGAAATAAAAATAGCTCCTTTATCCTTCGATAACTCTTTACTAAGTTCTATAAATAGGGAATTAATAAGAGACGAATTAGCAAAAAGCTTACTACCTTATAGACCAAACGACTCTTACAAGTATAGATTCGGTTCAATATTAATCTTGGCAGGTAGCAAAAAATATCCAGGAGCCCCTATAATCACGGCCATTGGGGCTCAAAGAACGGGTGCTGGGTTAGTAAAATTAATAACTCCACAAGATTCCTCAGATATTTTAGGTTTGGAACCCTCTGTTATTTATAACTCTTTGAATAAAGAATATTTTGAAGAGGATGATGTTCTATATCTAAAAGAAGATATAGAAAGATCAAACGTCATAATAATTGGTCCTGGGATAACAGAAAAGGCTATAAGATTTGTAGATAAAATAGTTAACCAATATAAGGATAAAAAAAAGTTTCTTCTGGATGCTGATGCTTTAGCTCTTTTAAAAGACGAGAATACGCAATTAGGAGAAAATTTCGTCATAACACCTCATGTTGGAGAATTAGCGAAAGTATTTAAAAACGTTAAAAACGATGTTTTTACTTTAGAAGATTACGCAAAAAAAATCGATTGTACAGTAGTTTATAAATCTTCTACTACTATAATTACTAATGGTGAAGAAACTTACTTCAATATATTTGGAAATTCCAGTCTAGCAAAAGGTGGGTCAGGTGATTTGCTATCTGGAGTAATTGGTTCTTTTATGGCTCAAGGCCTGCCTCTAATGCAAGCATCTGTTTTGGGAAGTTATTTAGTTTATAAAACAGCGCGTGATTTATCCGAAGAATACACAAGCTATTATGTAACTCCACGGTTGATCGCGGATAATATATACAAAACCATAATTAAGTTAGAAAAATAA
- a CDS encoding FtsW/RodA/SpoVE family cell cycle protein — translation MISSPISKIIYSRKERIKNVEFLLMLAYFLLEIIGYLFVKSSVINSSLEGIENQQFMWIILGNIFFILLIFIPERFIKKYIPLLFYITVLFLFLVLFFPPISGARRWIRIGPVGFQPSEIFKPVFILYLSYILSQKDSKKFYFASLMIILAALLIYKEPDFSSTIIILLTWFVLVFVSGNFEKVWQYSMGLGLIAAPFIFFNLQEYQRGRIIGFLFPQEYSLSYYYNTAQAIRAVGSGGLLGQGYMSGYMNLTQSVPESHTDFIFSVIGEELGFLGVCIVLLLYSTIIWRLYEGYKRSENLFWELFYVGTAFMIFFHVFQNIGMNLGILPVTGIPLPLISNGGTSFVSFSILLGIATKGLMTEKNITR, via the coding sequence AAATTATAGGGTATTTGTTCGTTAAAAGTTCAGTTATAAACAGCTCGTTGGAAGGAATAGAAAATCAACAGTTTATGTGGATTATTTTAGGAAACATTTTTTTTATCCTTTTAATTTTTATTCCAGAAAGGTTTATAAAGAAATATATTCCCTTATTATTTTACATAACAGTTTTATTTTTATTTTTAGTTTTGTTTTTTCCTCCAATTAGTGGAGCTAGAAGGTGGATAAGAATTGGCCCAGTTGGATTTCAACCATCTGAAATATTCAAGCCAGTATTTATATTATATTTAAGCTATATACTTTCTCAAAAGGATTCCAAAAAATTTTATTTTGCAAGTCTAATGATAATATTAGCTGCTTTGTTAATATATAAAGAACCTGATTTCAGTAGTACAATTATTATCTTACTTACATGGTTTGTTCTTGTTTTTGTCTCTGGTAATTTTGAAAAAGTCTGGCAATATAGTATGGGATTAGGTTTGATAGCCGCTCCGTTTATTTTTTTTAACCTTCAAGAATATCAGAGAGGGAGAATTATAGGATTTTTGTTTCCTCAAGAGTATTCTTTGAGTTATTATTATAATACAGCTCAGGCTATTAGAGCGGTGGGTTCGGGCGGACTTTTAGGACAAGGTTATATGAGTGGTTATATGAATTTAACCCAGTCAGTTCCTGAAAGTCACACAGATTTTATTTTTTCAGTGATTGGTGAAGAGTTAGGATTTTTGGGGGTGTGTATCGTTTTATTACTCTACTCAACTATTATCTGGAGATTGTACGAAGGCTACAAAAGAAGTGAGAATTTATTTTGGGAACTCTTCTATGTAGGAACAGCGTTCATGATATTCTTTCATGTGTTTCAGAACATAGGAATGAATTTAGGGATACTCCCGGTTACAGGTATACCTTTACCTTTAATATCAAATGGGGGAACATCTTTTGTTTCATTTTCTATATTATTAGGTATAGCTACTAAAGGTCTAATGACTGAAAAGAATATAACGAGGTGA
- a CDS encoding 23S rRNA (pseudouridine(1915)-N(3))-methyltransferase RlmH, giving the protein MTRIIVIGPIKSEFILLGINQYLKWIGKYEKIKLIQIPLSGDLNKLSPYEYKEKDFTRISDYFSGSYNIVMDENGEALTSIEFSKFYEKAKSTSGKKFINFLIGGPLGHSKKIFNYCDKIISLSKFTFTHELSVLLILEQLFRANKILKNEKYHY; this is encoded by the coding sequence TTGACTCGTATTATTGTAATAGGACCTATAAAAAGTGAATTCATATTATTAGGAATAAATCAGTATTTAAAGTGGATAGGAAAATACGAAAAAATAAAACTAATCCAAATACCTTTATCAGGAGATTTAAATAAGTTGTCTCCATATGAATACAAAGAAAAGGATTTTACAAGAATTAGTGATTATTTTTCTGGCTCCTACAATATTGTAATGGATGAAAATGGCGAAGCTTTAACCTCAATAGAGTTTTCAAAGTTTTATGAAAAAGCTAAAAGTACTTCTGGTAAAAAATTTATTAACTTTCTAATTGGAGGCCCTTTAGGACATTCAAAAAAAATTTTTAATTATTGTGATAAGATTATATCTTTATCAAAATTTACTTTTACACATGAACTATCTGTTTTACTAATTTTAGAACAATTATTTAGAGCTAATAAAATACTTAAGAATGAAAAATATCATTATTAA